In one window of Syngnathus scovelli strain Florida chromosome 20, RoL_Ssco_1.2, whole genome shotgun sequence DNA:
- the LOC137839573 gene encoding janus kinase and microtubule-interacting protein 3-like, with protein sequence MELEAMLYEALPQRDCPATDGEKASHAGVNDVLTADQRQELRSAVDQWKRALMWELRERDACILQERMDLLHSAQQRNKELKEFIEAQKRQIKQLEEKFLFLFLVFSLAFILWP encoded by the exons atggagctggaggccatgttgtacgaggcgctaccgcagcgggactgccccgccacggacggcgaaaaagccagccacgctggcgtgaatgacgtgctgacggcggatcagagacaagagcttaggagcgccgtggaccaatggaagcgagccctgatgtgggagttgagggagcgcgacgcttgcatcctccaagagagaatggatctgctgcacagcgcgcaacag aggaacaaagagctgaaagaattcatcgaagctcagaagagacaaatcaaacaattggaggagaagtttctgtttctctttctagtcttctccttggccttcattctgtggccctaa
- the LOC125989991 gene encoding janus kinase and microtubule-interacting protein 3-like has protein sequence MELEAMLYEALPQRDCPATDGEKASHAGVNDVLTADQRQELRSAVDQWKRALMWELRERDACILQERMDLLHSAQQRNKELKEFIEAHKRQIKQLEEKFLFLFLVFSLAFILWP, from the exons atggagctggaggccatgttgtacgaggcgctaccgcagcgggactgccccgccacggacggcgaaaaagccagccacgctggcgtgaatgacgtgctgacggcggatcagagacaagagcttaggagcgccgtggaccaatggaagcgagccctgatgtgggagttgagggagcgcgacgcttgcatcctccaagagagaatggatctgctgcacagcgcgcaacag aggaacaaagagctgaaagaattcatcgaagctcacaagagacaaatcaaacaattggaggagaagtttctgtttctctttctagtcttctccttggccttcattctgtggccctaa